A genome region from Sphaeramia orbicularis chromosome 19, fSphaOr1.1, whole genome shotgun sequence includes the following:
- the gprc5c gene encoding G-protein coupled receptor family C group 5 member C isoform X1: MSANATLTILPPRGCGPDVNSLYYNLCDLSAAWGIVLEALAAAGVVFSFVLFISLLASLPFIQDKNRRSSVPLHAWFLIFTFGLFCLTFAFIVGKDFATCASRRFLFGVLFAGCFATLLMQCVRLNILSRQDRGPRAWALCLGALGLWLVEVVINTEWLIITVVRHPQGPLNSSEVGRATATPCNIANQDFVMALIYVMTLILAVVVASLAVMAGKHKQWKMDSVFILLTSLLSVGIWVAWIVMYVYGNEQRGGPTWDDPTLAITLVSNAWVFLILYTIPELCCLTVEEETQQGYGEDLYPSRGVGYETILKEQSSQNMFMENKAFSMDEPNQGSKPVSPYSGYTGQLRSSVYQPTELALITKPAGNRPSDSYETIIPRASATSAASSGTSTPSTHTENGNTAHTQTNGNSGLHRMSQW, encoded by the exons ATGTCTGCCAACGCCACCCTTACAATCCTTCCGCCCCGGGGCTGTGGCCCGGACGTCAACTCCCTCTACTACAACCTGTGCGACCTCAGCGCTGCGTGGGGCATCGTGCTGGAGGCGTTGGCGGCGGCTGGTGTTGTCTTCTCCTTCGTGCTCTTTATTTCACTTCTTGCCAGTTTGCCCTTCATTCAAGACAAGAACCGAAGGTCCTCGGTGCCGCTTCACGCCTGGTTCCTGATCTTCACCTTTGGCCTTTTCTGCCTCACCTTCGCCTTCATCGTGGGGAAGGACTTTGCAACATGTGCTTCACGGAGGTTTCTCTTCGGGGTGTTGTTCGCTGGCTGCTTCGCCACCCTGCTGATGCAGTGTGTGAGGCTGAACATCCTGAGCAGGCAGGACCGCGGACCTCGGGCCTGGGCCTTGTGTTTGGGAGCGTTGGGGTTGTGGCTAGTGGAGGTTGTCATCAACACTGAATGGCTGATCATCACGGTGGTGCGTCACCCTCAAGGGCCACTCAACAGTTCAGAAGTTGGACGAGCGACCGCTACACCCTGCAACATTGCGAACCAGGACTTTGTGATGGCGCTGATCTACGTGATGACCCTGATTCTGGCCGTGGTAGTGGCGAGTCTCGCTGTCATGGCAGGAAAACACAAGCAGTGGAAGATGGATAGCGTCTTCATTCTCCTGACCAGCCTGCTCTCTGTGGGGATCTGGGTGGCGTGGATCGTCATGTACGTCTACGGGAATGAGCAGAGAGGAGGCCCCACATGGGACGACCCCACGCTGGCCATCACGCTTGTGTCGAACGCCTGGGTGTTCCTCATCTTATACACCATCCCTGAACTCTGCTGTTTGACTGTTGAGGAGGAAACCCAGCAGGGATACGGAGAAGATCTGTACCCGAGCCGAGGGGTGGGATACGAGACCATCCTGAAGGAGCAGAGCTCGCAGAACATGTTCATGGAAAACAAGGCGTTCTCTATGGATGAACCCAACCAAG GATCCAAACCTGTGTCTCCGTACAGTGGCTACACCGGTCAGCTGCGTAGTTCAGTGTACCAACCCACTGAGCTGGCTCTCATCACCAAACCAGCAGGAAAT CGCCCATCAGACTCCTATGAAACTATCATCCCAAGAGCATCTGCCACCTCTGCAGCCAGCAGCGGGACCAGCACTCCGTCCACACACACTGAGAATGgcaacactgcacacacacagactaacGGAAATAGT gGTCTCCATAGGATGTCCCAGTGGTGA
- the gprc5c gene encoding G-protein coupled receptor family C group 5 member C isoform X2 has product MSANATLTILPPRGCGPDVNSLYYNLCDLSAAWGIVLEALAAAGVVFSFVLFISLLASLPFIQDKNRRSSVPLHAWFLIFTFGLFCLTFAFIVGKDFATCASRRFLFGVLFAGCFATLLMQCVRLNILSRQDRGPRAWALCLGALGLWLVEVVINTEWLIITVVRHPQGPLNSSEVGRATATPCNIANQDFVMALIYVMTLILAVVVASLAVMAGKHKQWKMDSVFILLTSLLSVGIWVAWIVMYVYGNEQRGGPTWDDPTLAITLVSNAWVFLILYTIPELCCLTVEEETQQGYGEDLYPSRGVGYETILKEQSSQNMFMENKAFSMDEPNQGSKPVSPYSGYTGQLRSSVYQPTELALITKPAGNGLHRMSQW; this is encoded by the exons ATGTCTGCCAACGCCACCCTTACAATCCTTCCGCCCCGGGGCTGTGGCCCGGACGTCAACTCCCTCTACTACAACCTGTGCGACCTCAGCGCTGCGTGGGGCATCGTGCTGGAGGCGTTGGCGGCGGCTGGTGTTGTCTTCTCCTTCGTGCTCTTTATTTCACTTCTTGCCAGTTTGCCCTTCATTCAAGACAAGAACCGAAGGTCCTCGGTGCCGCTTCACGCCTGGTTCCTGATCTTCACCTTTGGCCTTTTCTGCCTCACCTTCGCCTTCATCGTGGGGAAGGACTTTGCAACATGTGCTTCACGGAGGTTTCTCTTCGGGGTGTTGTTCGCTGGCTGCTTCGCCACCCTGCTGATGCAGTGTGTGAGGCTGAACATCCTGAGCAGGCAGGACCGCGGACCTCGGGCCTGGGCCTTGTGTTTGGGAGCGTTGGGGTTGTGGCTAGTGGAGGTTGTCATCAACACTGAATGGCTGATCATCACGGTGGTGCGTCACCCTCAAGGGCCACTCAACAGTTCAGAAGTTGGACGAGCGACCGCTACACCCTGCAACATTGCGAACCAGGACTTTGTGATGGCGCTGATCTACGTGATGACCCTGATTCTGGCCGTGGTAGTGGCGAGTCTCGCTGTCATGGCAGGAAAACACAAGCAGTGGAAGATGGATAGCGTCTTCATTCTCCTGACCAGCCTGCTCTCTGTGGGGATCTGGGTGGCGTGGATCGTCATGTACGTCTACGGGAATGAGCAGAGAGGAGGCCCCACATGGGACGACCCCACGCTGGCCATCACGCTTGTGTCGAACGCCTGGGTGTTCCTCATCTTATACACCATCCCTGAACTCTGCTGTTTGACTGTTGAGGAGGAAACCCAGCAGGGATACGGAGAAGATCTGTACCCGAGCCGAGGGGTGGGATACGAGACCATCCTGAAGGAGCAGAGCTCGCAGAACATGTTCATGGAAAACAAGGCGTTCTCTATGGATGAACCCAACCAAG GATCCAAACCTGTGTCTCCGTACAGTGGCTACACCGGTCAGCTGCGTAGTTCAGTGTACCAACCCACTGAGCTGGCTCTCATCACCAAACCAGCAGGAAAT gGTCTCCATAGGATGTCCCAGTGGTGA